Proteins found in one Hyla sarda isolate aHylSar1 unplaced genomic scaffold, aHylSar1.hap1 scaffold_3457, whole genome shotgun sequence genomic segment:
- the LOC130331025 gene encoding histone H2A type 1-like has protein sequence MSGRGKQGGKVQAKAKTRSSRAGLQFPVGRVHRLLRKGNYAERVGAGAPVYLAAVLEYLTAEILELAGNAARDNKKTRIIPRHLQLAVRNDEELNKLLGGVTIAQGGVLPNIQAVLLPKKTESSKAAKSK, from the coding sequence ATGTCTGGACGCGGCAAACAAGGAGGGAAGGTTCAGGCTAAGGCAAAGACCCGCTCATCCCGGGCAGGACTCCAGTTCCCCGTCGGTCGTGTGCACAGACTTCTCCGCAAAGGGAACTATGCCGAGAGGGTGGGCGCCGGTGCTCCGGTCTACCTGGCCGCTGTGCTGGAGTATTTAACCGCTGAGATCCTGGAATTGGCCGGTAACGCCGCCCGGGACAACAAGAAGACCCGCAtcatcccccgtcacctgcagctggccgtgcgcaatgacgaggagcTGAACAAGCTGCTGGGTGGGGTGACCATCGCCCAGGGAGGCGTCCTGCCCAACATCCAGGCCGTGCTGCTGCCCAAGAAGACCGAGAGCAGCAAAGCGGCCAAGAGCAAGTGA